From Rudanella lutea DSM 19387, a single genomic window includes:
- a CDS encoding LytR/AlgR family response regulator transcription factor yields MADILLFVFRSRTHLTVTMTDVLIIEDDLLEQVRLKQIVSELGFTQIEVVSSIKQARIVLQQAPPSLILADVFLQNENILEMLDDLRSLAIPTVFVSFSNNEELCRQLTGDTKFGYLVRPFDKLSLQSMIRLVNSSIQGAKGVNSFLLVRHQHGQKKLPLDEILWLETSGNYAIIVTATERICMKKSLRQLIKQLDERFVRVHKQFCVDVQKVTHLKAHSVLIEGHEIPVSYHCKKELLKKLMQFNGTYTETGAYS; encoded by the coding sequence TTGGCAGATATCCTTTTGTTCGTGTTCCGAAGTAGAACTCACCTTACCGTAACTATGACTGATGTGTTGATTATTGAAGACGATCTGCTTGAGCAGGTGCGTCTAAAACAAATAGTCTCTGAGTTGGGATTCACGCAGATCGAAGTGGTTAGCTCAATCAAACAGGCACGTATTGTTCTACAGCAAGCCCCTCCGTCTCTTATACTGGCTGACGTTTTTCTGCAAAACGAAAACATACTTGAAATGCTGGATGACCTTCGGTCGTTGGCAATTCCTACGGTATTTGTGAGCTTCTCAAATAATGAGGAACTCTGTCGACAACTGACGGGCGATACAAAATTTGGGTATCTGGTCCGGCCGTTTGACAAGCTCAGTTTACAGTCGATGATCCGGCTGGTCAACAGCTCGATTCAAGGAGCAAAAGGAGTGAACAGTTTCTTGCTTGTACGCCATCAGCATGGACAGAAAAAACTCCCGTTAGACGAAATCCTCTGGCTGGAAACCTCCGGGAATTACGCCATCATCGTCACCGCTACCGAGCGTATCTGCATGAAAAAGTCGCTGCGGCAGTTAATCAAACAACTCGACGAACGCTTTGTGCGGGTCCACAAACAATTCTGCGTTGATGTCCAGAAAGTTACTCATCTTAAAGCCCACTCAGTCCTGATCGAAGGGCACGAAATTCCGGTTAGCTACCATTGCAAAAAAGAGCTGTTGAAAAAACTCATGCAGTTTAACGGAACCTACACCGAAACCGGGGCGTATTCATGA
- a CDS encoding transglutaminase family protein, with product MHLHVRHTSTYQYNGPVALNPHTLYLYPRMYPYQRLLAYELTIDPVPSKIVRNIDVEGNVQQVVYFHGPTRHLSVTADMTLQSDDFNSFDFVIFPFESKKLPGFRYQAGVEALLHPYLDRTGVTAEVELWARRLAAGVNWETVPFLSVLNQTIRGFAYEKREHGAPNAPEDTLQARQGSCRDYTTLFMAACRSLGLAARFVSGYLFGNPQQEHELHAWAEVYLPGAGWRGFDPTEGAVVNNRHIFLTSTARPELAAPITGSYNGSATSVFSNELLITNDGGIAVPNPAV from the coding sequence ATGCACCTCCACGTTCGGCACACGTCTACGTACCAGTACAATGGACCCGTTGCCCTGAATCCGCATACCCTGTACCTGTACCCCCGCATGTACCCGTATCAGCGGTTGCTTGCGTACGAGCTCACCATCGACCCGGTGCCGTCGAAAATCGTGCGGAATATTGATGTGGAGGGTAATGTACAGCAGGTGGTGTACTTTCATGGGCCTACACGGCACTTGAGTGTTACGGCTGATATGACGTTGCAATCTGACGATTTCAACTCGTTTGATTTTGTAATTTTTCCGTTCGAGAGCAAAAAACTGCCCGGCTTCCGGTATCAGGCTGGGGTAGAGGCCCTGCTGCACCCGTATCTGGACCGCACGGGCGTAACGGCCGAGGTGGAGCTGTGGGCGCGTCGGCTGGCTGCCGGGGTGAACTGGGAAACCGTCCCGTTTTTGTCGGTGCTGAACCAGACCATCCGGGGCTTTGCCTACGAGAAGCGCGAACACGGGGCTCCCAACGCCCCCGAAGATACGCTACAGGCCCGGCAGGGCTCCTGCCGCGATTATACCACCTTGTTTATGGCTGCCTGCCGGAGTTTGGGTCTGGCCGCCCGGTTTGTGAGTGGGTATCTGTTTGGTAATCCGCAGCAGGAACACGAACTCCACGCCTGGGCCGAGGTGTACCTGCCCGGCGCAGGCTGGCGGGGATTCGACCCAACCGAAGGGGCAGTAGTCAATAACCGGCATATTTTTCTGACGAGTACGGCCCGCCCTGAGTTGGCGGCTCCCATTACGGGCAGTTACAACGGCTCAGCCACCTCCGTATTTTCCAACGAACTTCTGATCACAAACGATGGCGGAATAGCTGTTCCGAACCCGGCCGTCTGA
- a CDS encoding peptidase: MTYCLGIKVRSGLVAIADTRLTSGTEVSSNRKITVHQVEHHSLFVMTSGLRSVRDKAITYFREVLAEQDRSFNKLYKAVNAFGEQVKRVAREDRESLTASGLNFNLNAIVGGQLEDDEEHKLFMLYPEGNWVEVDNGSLFKIIGNSGYGKPLLFRNLTYDTSLADALKIGFLAFDATRVSANDVDYPLDVVIYPNNSFHMTEHRLEKDDMDEISHQWSALLNNSVRKLPNYWMDPIFEKLGSGNRYP; this comes from the coding sequence ATGACCTATTGTTTAGGTATCAAAGTGCGTTCGGGCCTGGTGGCCATTGCCGATACCCGCCTGACGTCGGGTACCGAAGTGTCGAGTAACCGGAAAATTACCGTTCATCAGGTAGAACACCACTCGCTATTTGTGATGACCTCGGGGCTGCGGTCGGTGCGCGACAAGGCCATTACCTACTTCCGCGAAGTACTGGCCGAGCAAGACCGTTCGTTTAATAAACTCTACAAGGCCGTGAACGCGTTTGGGGAGCAGGTGAAGCGGGTGGCCCGCGAAGACCGGGAGTCGCTCACCGCCAGCGGCCTCAATTTCAACCTCAATGCCATTGTGGGCGGGCAGCTCGAAGACGACGAAGAACACAAGCTCTTCATGCTGTACCCCGAGGGCAACTGGGTTGAGGTCGATAATGGGTCGTTGTTCAAAATCATCGGTAACTCGGGCTATGGCAAACCGCTGCTGTTCCGAAACCTGACCTACGACACCAGCCTTGCCGACGCCCTCAAAATTGGTTTTCTGGCGTTTGACGCCACCCGCGTGAGTGCCAACGATGTTGATTACCCGCTCGATGTGGTGATCTACCCCAACAACAGCTTCCACATGACCGAGCACCGGCTTGAAAAGGACGATATGGACGAAATATCGCATCAGTGGAGTGCGTTGCTCAATAATTCGGTTCGGAAACTGCCCAATTACTGGATGGACCCTATTTTTGAGAAGCTGGGGTCGGGCAACCGGTATCCGTAA
- a CDS encoding sensor histidine kinase, with product MDKRLLFLFFLGSGGVLGQSSPQQKILAAQAEYRTAVARCDTPAMAEAAYLLGKRYRSVGEGAASWRWMLLSLRLRESRGPSQELNKVYIQLGSSSETIKDYAQAYVYGHKALANSRKLNHPHSLMSSYTFLSGLHWIANRAFRFTTERPFAYSADSALFYIQRAEAVARQIKSPLEIAYVLRSKGGILAEKAPRQAIDCFNGALKVHEARNDLAQMISLNLELVQAYIYLNDLDRARTHLLAVEQMSRVRPVDYMEGQVLLHQTLARYYRATQNWKEAHREAMVVDSLEKITESLEHRAAIAQLSIVYDTEKQAALLKARDAELALQHNTLQTQRYINRGMFGLLLLSVGVGFAFYRLNRQNRQISLQNAHLVREQSHRMKNHLHTVSALLSLQSNRLTDDSARRAVEESQLRVHTIALLNQQLHQGEELVTLGLPQFIPKLVRTILDSYGFGQIEPLYQLQNVPIHIDQAIPLALIINELVTNACKYAFNAHPDPQLTVRCWEVNGKLHLQVRDNGPGWLTSPENKTGFGQRLIDLQVRQLRGEHTFSGPPGVTFDLVIGIK from the coding sequence ATGGATAAACGTTTACTATTCTTGTTCTTTTTGGGATCTGGCGGGGTGTTGGGGCAGTCGTCGCCACAGCAGAAGATTCTGGCTGCTCAGGCCGAATATCGTACAGCTGTAGCGCGTTGCGATACGCCTGCTATGGCCGAGGCTGCCTATTTGCTGGGTAAGCGGTACCGATCGGTGGGTGAGGGGGCCGCAAGCTGGCGTTGGATGCTCCTTTCGCTCCGGCTCCGCGAAAGCCGGGGGCCATCACAAGAACTCAACAAAGTGTATATTCAGTTGGGTAGCTCCAGCGAGACCATCAAAGACTACGCGCAGGCGTATGTCTACGGTCACAAAGCATTGGCTAACAGCCGGAAGCTGAATCATCCGCATAGCCTGATGAGCTCGTACACGTTTCTGAGCGGGTTGCACTGGATCGCTAACCGGGCTTTTCGGTTTACGACCGAACGTCCGTTTGCCTATTCGGCTGATAGTGCTCTGTTTTACATTCAACGGGCCGAGGCCGTGGCTCGTCAGATCAAAAGTCCACTCGAAATAGCGTATGTCTTACGGAGTAAAGGGGGCATTTTGGCTGAAAAAGCGCCCCGGCAGGCCATTGATTGCTTCAACGGAGCCCTTAAGGTACACGAAGCCCGGAACGATTTGGCGCAAATGATAAGCCTGAACCTGGAGCTGGTGCAGGCCTACATCTACCTGAATGATCTGGACAGAGCGCGTACCCATCTATTGGCGGTCGAACAAATGAGCCGCGTCAGGCCCGTCGACTATATGGAGGGTCAAGTTTTGTTGCACCAAACGCTGGCGCGCTACTACCGGGCTACCCAAAACTGGAAAGAAGCCCATCGGGAGGCTATGGTGGTCGACTCACTGGAGAAAATAACTGAGAGCCTCGAACACCGGGCGGCCATTGCCCAGCTCAGTATCGTGTACGACACCGAAAAACAAGCTGCGTTGCTCAAAGCCCGCGACGCCGAACTTGCCCTGCAGCACAACACCCTTCAGACCCAGCGTTACATTAACCGGGGTATGTTTGGCCTGCTGCTGCTGTCGGTTGGTGTTGGTTTTGCCTTTTACCGGCTCAATCGGCAAAACCGGCAGATAAGCCTCCAGAATGCCCACCTGGTGCGCGAGCAGAGCCACCGGATGAAAAATCACCTGCATACGGTATCGGCCTTGTTGAGCCTGCAGTCGAACCGCCTAACCGATGATAGCGCCCGCCGGGCCGTTGAAGAAAGTCAGCTGCGGGTGCACACCATTGCGTTGCTCAACCAGCAGCTGCATCAGGGCGAAGAGCTTGTAACGCTGGGTCTTCCCCAGTTTATTCCAAAGCTGGTTCGGACTATTCTCGATAGTTACGGTTTTGGGCAGATTGAGCCCCTATACCAGTTGCAAAATGTGCCCATTCACATTGATCAGGCTATACCGCTGGCTCTTATTATCAACGAACTGGTAACCAACGCCTGTAAATACGCGTTTAACGCTCATCCAGATCCACAGTTAACCGTTCGGTGCTGGGAGGTAAATGGCAAATTGCATTTGCAGGTTCGGGACAATGGCCCCGGCTGGTTGACAAGCCCCGAAAACAAGACCGGGTTCGGCCAACGCCTGATCGATTTGCAGGTTCGGCAGTTACGCGGAGAACATACGTTTTCGGGGCCGCCCGGCGTTACGTTCGATCTGGTTATTGGAATTAAGTAG
- a CDS encoding response regulator transcription factor — protein sequence MREPLQLLLVEDDLLIADAIENELNRAGFQVGAVAHTAEEAMVFLENNRFDLALIDINLDPLSAGDGVAVAQALLLTQPIPFIYLTGVTISTDPATFERAKMTRPAAFLNKPFRTDELIGQIELAVSNYNPGELPPPPEPEEPVYLPIRNGFSRVGQMEIFYLEAARNFTTVYLTREAAERIMTPNGGQAVVVTGNLSYVNRYLSPRLFYRLDKSLVINLKHIDRVEKEQIWVGGRTVAIKEGARKELLKRLPVIRTR from the coding sequence ATGAGAGAACCCTTACAACTCTTGCTGGTTGAAGATGATTTGTTGATTGCCGATGCTATTGAAAACGAACTGAACCGGGCCGGTTTTCAGGTAGGTGCAGTAGCCCACACCGCCGAGGAGGCTATGGTGTTTCTCGAAAACAACCGGTTCGACCTCGCTTTGATCGACATTAACCTCGACCCGCTCTCAGCGGGCGATGGCGTGGCCGTGGCACAGGCACTACTCCTGACGCAACCCATTCCGTTTATTTACCTGACCGGCGTTACCATCAGCACGGACCCGGCTACCTTTGAACGGGCCAAAATGACCCGGCCAGCGGCTTTTCTGAACAAACCCTTTCGGACCGACGAGCTGATTGGCCAAATCGAACTGGCGGTGTCGAACTATAACCCAGGCGAGTTACCACCGCCCCCCGAACCCGAGGAGCCCGTTTACCTGCCCATTCGGAACGGATTCAGTCGGGTCGGTCAAATGGAGATCTTTTACCTGGAGGCTGCCCGTAATTTTACTACCGTGTACCTGACCCGCGAAGCCGCCGAACGAATTATGACGCCCAATGGTGGGCAGGCTGTGGTCGTGACCGGAAACCTGAGTTATGTGAACCGGTATTTGTCGCCCCGGTTGTTCTATCGGCTCGATAAATCGCTTGTAATCAATCTAAAACACATAGATCGGGTAGAGAAAGAGCAGATTTGGGTAGGCGGCCGCACGGTTGCCATTAAAGAAGGGGCCCGTAAGGAGCTTCTGAAGCGGTTGCCTGTTATCCGAACCCGGTAG
- a CDS encoding DUF1648 domain-containing protein, translated as MKTESVSRFEQVLYGLTGLVVVLTWAATVYVYPNLPDRIAIHFDLVGTPNGWGSKRTIFLGPGLITGTIAFLLLIREVAPAESFNMPVKVTPENRDRQYHIAYQMMAAVSFVLALLMAGMQFDICQLALGDTQTPSFLPTGLFMGGLFAVIGYYLWQSVRNR; from the coding sequence ATGAAAACAGAGTCCGTCTCAAGATTCGAACAGGTATTGTACGGCCTGACCGGGCTGGTGGTGGTGCTCACCTGGGCCGCTACGGTGTATGTGTACCCCAACCTACCTGACCGTATTGCCATTCATTTCGACCTGGTCGGAACGCCCAATGGCTGGGGAAGTAAACGGACCATTTTCCTGGGGCCGGGCCTTATTACAGGCACCATTGCCTTTTTGTTGTTGATTCGGGAAGTAGCCCCGGCCGAATCATTTAACATGCCAGTGAAGGTTACTCCCGAAAACCGCGACCGGCAATACCACATCGCCTATCAAATGATGGCTGCTGTTAGTTTTGTATTAGCCTTACTCATGGCCGGTATGCAGTTCGATATTTGCCAACTGGCATTGGGCGACACCCAAACCCCCTCGTTTCTGCCAACCGGGCTGTTCATGGGCGGGTTGTTTGCGGTAATTGGGTATTACCTCTGGCAATCGGTCCGCAATCGATAA
- a CDS encoding sensor histidine kinase, whose translation MCTDLSRIGIVLLLFGNLLWPAHRSRAQSFADTYPKNNPDSLEQWVRANPKANPQTRLKALITLERTYTWNYHDRVGTHLPEINRLATVQKRENAMAWAQYLEAYQVFNQNRLVDVVPLANKALKRFGSQNDRSGQLHAYGLLVLTNSTLYGNRITSSRALSEQYLKKMEALLHENSNVHDYLTTQLVYTRFQYGEMDNGARSMRQTLDNAERVIEQYPDCAYARYRFGRIEAIYYGLIGEHEKAYSRNKQVLQLLRPEQDWEMATLTYNLATDCYKLNRIDEGIALCRQSIAMLSRAKPVNYAILAGPYTKYRELVQKKGDYVAANRLADSVQKYNGLVFLAENNKKMLELQVRYETERKQTQIAELTQKQQAAAFQYRVITAGLILVTIVATAIGLLFWRLRRINRQRALALAEVQQLYKAREQFIGIIAHDMRKPLVSFRGLADLISDRLKQRAYADIGQISQAIDSAGVQIETMLDNLLRWALAQREAIPYHPDNIRLNDLLHRVTDLYRNLVQFHDINIAVNCADTVLVWADVDGLELIVRNLIDNALKAIGSSGCISVSGVLLPDHQVRIEVWNSGSGVTSDKLLFLQGVLVGRRSVQLGEQGLGLGLLLVRDFVARNKGNITVEHGRPEGICFVVTLPVSRQLDSLPAIWRAYEGA comes from the coding sequence ATGTGTACTGACCTTTCTCGAATAGGGATTGTGTTGCTGCTTTTTGGTAACCTGCTATGGCCCGCGCACAGGAGTAGGGCCCAATCATTTGCTGATACGTACCCCAAAAACAACCCCGACAGCCTCGAACAATGGGTGCGCGCCAATCCCAAAGCCAACCCACAGACACGGCTCAAAGCACTCATTACGCTCGAACGAACGTACACCTGGAATTATCACGATAGGGTTGGGACACATCTACCCGAAATCAACCGGCTGGCTACCGTGCAGAAGCGGGAAAACGCTATGGCGTGGGCACAGTATCTTGAAGCGTATCAAGTATTCAATCAGAACCGGCTGGTCGATGTTGTTCCCCTGGCTAATAAGGCGCTTAAGCGTTTTGGGTCCCAAAATGATCGTTCGGGGCAACTCCACGCCTACGGGTTGCTGGTGTTGACCAACTCGACCTTGTATGGCAACCGGATTACGTCGAGCCGGGCACTAAGTGAGCAGTATCTGAAGAAAATGGAGGCACTGTTGCACGAAAACAGCAACGTACATGATTACCTGACAACTCAGCTGGTTTACACCCGGTTTCAGTATGGCGAAATGGACAACGGAGCCCGCTCTATGCGGCAGACGTTGGATAATGCCGAACGGGTAATTGAACAATACCCTGATTGTGCCTACGCACGGTACCGGTTCGGACGTATCGAAGCCATTTATTACGGCCTCATTGGCGAACATGAGAAGGCTTACAGCCGTAACAAACAGGTGTTGCAGCTATTGAGGCCGGAACAGGACTGGGAAATGGCCACTCTGACCTATAACCTCGCTACGGACTGTTATAAGCTGAACCGGATCGACGAAGGCATTGCTCTTTGTCGGCAGAGTATTGCCATGCTTAGCCGCGCTAAGCCGGTTAATTACGCCATTCTGGCGGGGCCCTACACTAAGTACCGGGAGCTGGTGCAGAAGAAAGGCGATTACGTGGCCGCTAACCGTCTGGCCGACAGCGTGCAGAAATACAATGGGCTGGTGTTTCTGGCCGAGAACAATAAAAAGATGCTGGAGCTACAGGTTCGGTATGAGACAGAGCGAAAGCAGACACAAATTGCCGAGCTCACCCAAAAACAGCAGGCAGCTGCGTTCCAGTACCGGGTTATTACGGCCGGGCTGATTCTGGTTACCATCGTTGCGACGGCGATTGGGCTTTTGTTTTGGCGACTCCGCCGAATTAACAGGCAACGCGCTCTGGCCCTTGCCGAAGTGCAGCAGTTGTACAAGGCCCGGGAGCAGTTTATCGGGATTATTGCCCACGACATGCGTAAGCCCCTCGTCTCGTTTCGTGGCCTGGCCGACCTGATCAGCGACCGGTTGAAACAACGGGCCTATGCCGACATCGGGCAGATATCGCAGGCCATCGATTCGGCCGGCGTACAGATCGAAACCATGCTCGATAACCTCCTTCGTTGGGCGCTGGCGCAACGCGAAGCGATCCCGTACCACCCCGACAACATCCGGCTCAACGACTTGCTGCACCGGGTGACCGACCTGTACCGAAATCTGGTGCAATTTCATGATATCAATATTGCCGTCAACTGTGCAGATACGGTGCTGGTTTGGGCCGATGTAGATGGTTTGGAGTTGATTGTGCGTAACCTGATCGACAATGCGCTGAAGGCTATCGGGTCAAGTGGCTGTATTTCCGTTTCGGGTGTCCTCCTGCCAGATCATCAGGTGCGTATTGAAGTCTGGAATTCGGGTAGTGGAGTCACTTCCGACAAGCTGCTGTTTTTACAAGGGGTACTGGTCGGGCGCCGGTCGGTTCAGTTGGGTGAGCAGGGCCTGGGGTTAGGCCTGTTGCTGGTGCGCGATTTTGTGGCCCGTAACAAGGGCAATATAACGGTGGAGCACGGCCGACCCGAGGGAATCTGTTTTGTGGTGACGCTTCCTGTGAGCCGACAACTGGACTCCTTACCCGCAATCTGGCGGGCGTATGAAGGGGCATAA
- the glmM gene encoding phosphoglucosamine mutase has product MALIKSISGIRGTIGGRSGEGLTPLDVVKFTAAFGQWLRQRATTLGNNTTPTVVIGRDARLSGEMVSRIVSATLQGLGINVVDLGLSTTPTVELAVPAENAAGGIILTASHNPIQWNALKLLNEKGEFISGDDGAEVLAIAEAEAIDFAEVRKLGSYRTDDTYLQKHIDQILALPLVDRVAIAARNFRIAVDAVNSTGGIAVPMLLQALGVETITKLHCEPTGNFAHNPEPLPENLTDIINLTRKDTIDLGIVVDPDVDRLALICEDGSPFGEEYTLVAVADYVLKNRPADGRSGNTVSNLSSTVALRDVTRKAGGEHFASAVGEVNVVEMMKANDAVIGGEGNGGVIYPDLHYGRDALVGIALFLSHLAKFGKSASILRRTYPSYYISKNKIELTPTIDVDSVLERIKAKYARNPINTIDGVKIEFDREWVHLRKSNTEPIIRIYSESDTLSTAEHLASKIISDIKEVISEKR; this is encoded by the coding sequence GTGGCATTAATTAAATCTATCTCCGGGATTCGCGGAACGATTGGGGGGCGCAGCGGAGAAGGTCTGACACCGTTGGACGTTGTAAAATTTACGGCTGCTTTCGGCCAGTGGCTTCGCCAGCGGGCAACGACACTGGGCAACAACACGACCCCAACCGTCGTGATTGGCCGCGATGCCCGATTGTCGGGCGAAATGGTGTCGCGAATTGTGTCGGCTACCTTGCAGGGGTTGGGCATCAACGTCGTTGACCTGGGGCTGTCGACTACCCCAACCGTTGAGCTGGCGGTGCCGGCCGAAAACGCAGCGGGCGGGATCATCCTGACGGCCAGCCACAACCCCATTCAGTGGAATGCCCTCAAGCTCCTGAACGAGAAAGGGGAGTTCATCTCGGGCGATGATGGCGCTGAGGTGCTGGCTATTGCCGAGGCCGAAGCCATCGACTTTGCCGAAGTGCGCAAACTGGGCAGTTATCGCACCGACGATACCTACCTGCAAAAGCACATTGACCAGATTCTGGCCTTGCCGCTCGTTGATCGGGTGGCTATTGCGGCCCGCAACTTCCGCATCGCCGTCGATGCCGTCAACTCAACCGGTGGTATCGCCGTGCCTATGTTGTTGCAGGCGTTGGGTGTCGAAACCATCACAAAACTGCATTGTGAGCCTACGGGCAACTTTGCGCACAACCCGGAGCCGCTGCCCGAAAACCTGACCGATATTATCAACCTGACCCGGAAAGATACTATCGACCTTGGGATCGTGGTTGACCCTGATGTGGACCGACTGGCCCTCATTTGCGAAGATGGGTCGCCGTTTGGTGAAGAATACACCCTGGTAGCTGTAGCCGATTATGTGCTTAAAAATCGCCCGGCCGACGGGCGGTCCGGTAACACCGTTTCGAACCTGTCGAGTACGGTAGCTCTGCGCGACGTAACCCGTAAAGCCGGTGGAGAGCACTTTGCCTCGGCCGTAGGCGAGGTGAACGTGGTGGAAATGATGAAGGCCAACGATGCCGTAATCGGGGGCGAGGGCAACGGTGGGGTCATCTATCCCGACCTGCACTACGGCCGCGATGCACTTGTAGGCATTGCCTTGTTTCTGAGCCATCTGGCTAAGTTTGGGAAATCGGCTTCGATTCTGCGCCGGACGTACCCAAGCTACTACATCTCGAAAAACAAAATTGAACTGACGCCCACTATCGACGTCGATTCGGTGTTGGAGCGCATTAAGGCGAAATACGCACGCAACCCGATCAATACGATTGATGGCGTTAAAATTGAGTTTGACCGGGAGTGGGTACACCTGCGTAAGTCGAACACCGAGCCAATTATTCGGATCTACTCCGAGTCGGACACGCTCTCGACGGCCGAACACCTCGCCAGCAAAATCATCTCCGACATTAAGGAAGTGATCTCTGAAAAGCGATAG